From the Clostridiales bacterium FE2011 genome, one window contains:
- a CDS encoding GrpB family protein produces MGIRTIIVLPYDAQWKQDFTAIKTELQEALDGLALRIEHVGSTSVPGLSAKPIIDIDVVIRDESILEAVIAALGRIGYRHEGNYGIAGREAFGYEGKEHLRDHHLYVCPLDSPELKRHIAFRDYLRSHPEAVHEYSRVKEEGAELYPHDIDRYIEHKSPFIEGIYREIGI; encoded by the coding sequence ATGGGTATAAGAACGATCATTGTTCTGCCGTATGACGCGCAGTGGAAACAGGATTTTACGGCAATTAAAACTGAACTACAGGAAGCCCTGGACGGGCTGGCGCTGCGTATTGAGCATGTGGGCAGTACGTCTGTGCCGGGCTTATCTGCTAAGCCGATTATCGACATTGACGTCGTGATCCGGGATGAATCCATACTGGAAGCAGTCATAGCAGCCCTGGGCAGGATCGGCTACAGGCACGAGGGTAATTACGGTATTGCCGGACGTGAAGCCTTTGGATACGAGGGAAAGGAGCATCTGCGGGATCATCACCTGTATGTCTGTCCGCTGGATTCACCTGAACTGAAACGGCATATCGCTTTCCGGGATTACCTGCGTTCCCATCCCGAGGCAGTGCATGAGTACAGCCGGGTAAAGGAAGAGGGAGCGGAACTGTATCCGCATGATATTGACAGATATATTGAACATAAGTCGCCCTTTATTGAGGGAATTTACCGGGAAATCGGGATCTGA
- a CDS encoding carbohydrate kinase family protein: MKYDLICIGMALVDSIIRGFNPEPVSASGYVAESGSLNAGGEAVNEAIAAAKLGLKTGILCALGNDPAGEIVLDELRKNGVDTELIVRTDATPVTTMFVRADGSRKSITNQAHRFNFHPEKEPELFTDARALILGSLFRAPFDDPAIIHTVVSRAKEAGQLVLADTKLPNFRVLGLEDIRDSLELIDIITPNEDEARYFTGKNEPEEMADVLLGYGVKHVIIKLGSKGCLLKNSKGTLRLPACNVQAMDATGAGDNFAAGFMSEILRGATVEDALKFANACGAICTTATGAGTALKSREQVLLLMKNAE, encoded by the coding sequence ATGAAATACGATCTGATCTGCATCGGAATGGCGCTGGTGGATTCCATTATCCGGGGCTTTAATCCGGAACCTGTATCCGCATCCGGCTATGTGGCGGAATCGGGAAGCCTGAATGCCGGCGGCGAGGCGGTGAATGAAGCGATTGCCGCAGCAAAACTGGGACTGAAGACGGGGATTCTTTGCGCCCTGGGCAACGATCCGGCAGGAGAGATCGTACTTGATGAGCTGCGGAAGAACGGCGTGGACACTGAACTGATTGTGCGAACGGATGCCACTCCGGTGACTACAATGTTTGTACGGGCTGACGGCAGCCGAAAATCCATCACCAACCAGGCACATCGGTTCAATTTCCATCCGGAAAAGGAACCGGAGTTGTTTACAGACGCCAGGGCGCTGATCCTGGGCTCACTGTTCCGGGCGCCTTTTGACGATCCGGCAATTATCCACACGGTGGTGAGCAGGGCAAAGGAAGCGGGACAGCTTGTGCTGGCAGATACAAAGCTGCCGAACTTCCGGGTTCTCGGACTGGAGGATATCCGGGACTCCCTGGAGCTGATCGATATCATCACTCCCAATGAAGATGAAGCACGGTACTTTACAGGGAAGAATGAACCGGAAGAAATGGCGGACGTCCTGCTGGGGTATGGCGTAAAGCATGTGATCATCAAACTGGGAAGCAAAGGCTGCCTGCTGAAGAACAGCAAAGGGACGCTGCGACTGCCGGCATGCAATGTGCAGGCAATGGATGCCACCGGCGCGGGAGACAACTTTGCGGCGGGATTTATGTCGGAGATCCTCCGGGGAGCAACTGTTGAGGATGCACTGAAATTTGCCAACGCCTGCGGTGCAATCTGTACCACAGCGACAGGCGCAGGGACAGCGTTGAAGAGCAGAGAACAGGTTCTGCTTTTAATGAAAAATGCAGAATGA
- a CDS encoding PspC domain-containing protein translates to MSLAAGLAIGYFIYQTIVSNKNGNRGKITGRLHKSTKDKKVAGVCGGIAEYLKVDSTIVRLIFMLMFFGWGTGLLAYIVSALIFPTGDDTEEDEEEEETTETEEEYYPQNENRNTF, encoded by the coding sequence ATGTCACTGGCAGCAGGTCTTGCGATCGGCTATTTTATTTATCAGACGATCGTCAGCAATAAAAACGGAAATCGCGGTAAGATCACAGGCCGTCTTCATAAGAGCACGAAAGACAAGAAAGTCGCCGGCGTCTGCGGCGGTATCGCGGAATACCTGAAGGTGGATTCCACAATTGTCCGTCTGATATTTATGCTGATGTTCTTTGGCTGGGGTACCGGATTGCTGGCTTACATTGTCAGCGCCCTTATCTTCCCCACCGGTGATGACACGGAAGAAGACGAGGAAGAGGAAGAAACCACTGAAACCGAAGAAGAGTACTATCCGCAGAATGAAAACCGCAATACATTCTGA
- a CDS encoding MerR family transcriptional regulator has protein sequence MITIQGFAKLCGCNTQTLRYYDRIGLLTPAKVDPWTGYRYYEEEQAVQFVKIKNLQQADFSIEEIKNLLGKNDVLLMEAFEEKIREQELKLEKIKQIQQSYLEEAMDMQKMVNTVLGFVENKVSNPELWKEFGLEQEKENEIIAKVHEVLADWLGQCKEDGVDVSAMADDKAIDGLMNVVKEMEEGTFDEAQNMILAREGTNPEKDIPADAQKVMTRDGWEHIHEWIQELPDLGDGKENFFLFRIRKDSAANNPGFATMMLAVMAARYDAMKGGMTCKTCLSDDGINHFALYRR, from the coding sequence ATGATCACGATCCAGGGATTCGCAAAGCTTTGCGGATGCAATACCCAGACGCTGCGCTATTATGACCGTATCGGACTGCTGACCCCGGCCAAGGTGGACCCGTGGACGGGATACCGGTACTACGAGGAAGAGCAGGCTGTACAGTTTGTGAAGATCAAGAACCTGCAGCAGGCTGATTTTTCCATCGAGGAGATCAAGAACCTGCTTGGGAAAAATGATGTTCTCCTGATGGAAGCGTTTGAGGAAAAGATCCGGGAGCAGGAACTGAAACTGGAAAAAATCAAACAAATACAGCAGTCATATCTCGAAGAAGCAATGGATATGCAGAAGATGGTCAATACAGTGCTCGGTTTTGTGGAAAACAAGGTGAGCAATCCGGAACTCTGGAAAGAATTCGGCCTGGAGCAGGAGAAAGAAAACGAGATTATCGCAAAGGTGCATGAGGTGCTGGCAGACTGGCTGGGCCAGTGCAAGGAAGATGGCGTGGACGTGTCCGCCATGGCGGACGACAAGGCCATTGACGGATTGATGAATGTTGTCAAAGAAATGGAAGAAGGCACATTCGATGAAGCCCAGAATATGATCCTGGCACGGGAAGGAACCAATCCGGAGAAGGATATACCGGCTGACGCACAAAAGGTTATGACCCGGGACGGATGGGAGCACATCCATGAATGGATCCAGGAGCTTCCGGACCTGGGAGACGGAAAAGAAAACTTCTTCCTGTTCAGGATCCGCAAGGACAGTGCGGCCAATAATCCCGGGTTTGCAACCATGATGCTGGCGGTGATGGCGGCACGGTATGACGCCATGAAAGGCGGCATGACCTGCAAGACCTGCCTGAGCGATGACGGGATCAACCACTTTGCCCTGTACCGGAGATAA
- a CDS encoding GNAT family N-acetyltransferase: MDYQTEQLILHFVTEEDLPEVVRTWPSDHRPVSEAEARGAIDYMRDNYAKNTKGCIYHLCLAVCGKDHPGTIMGWCGLDGRASHTEPEIFILLDEEYRGKGYGTQCVKELLRIAAEDFCLQSVHGGCDKDNIASKRAMEKGGMVQYGTEEGGDPLFRFSVKQ; encoded by the coding sequence ATGGACTATCAGACAGAACAACTGATTCTACATTTTGTAACAGAAGAAGATTTACCTGAAGTCGTCCGGACCTGGCCGTCTGATCATCGACCTGTTTCTGAAGCGGAGGCACGGGGCGCGATTGACTATATGCGTGATAACTACGCGAAAAACACCAAAGGCTGCATCTATCATCTGTGCCTCGCTGTCTGCGGGAAAGATCATCCCGGAACCATCATGGGATGGTGCGGACTGGATGGACGGGCAAGCCATACAGAACCGGAGATCTTCATCCTGCTGGATGAGGAATATCGCGGCAAAGGATATGGAACACAGTGTGTGAAGGAACTGCTGAGGATCGCGGCGGAAGATTTCTGCCTTCAGAGCGTTCACGGAGGTTGCGATAAAGACAATATCGCGTCAAAACGGGCCATGGAAAAAGGCGGCATGGTACAGTACGGAACGGAAGAGGGTGGGGATCCGCTGTTCCGATTCAGCGTCAAACAATAA
- a CDS encoding MerR family transcriptional regulator, whose amino-acid sequence MSQYTTGELAKACGVTVRTVQFYDQRGILIPSALTEGGRRLYSEDDLKRMKIICFLRDTGLSLDTIGKLLEEEDPGSVISIFLEQQEQVLREEISERQEQMNRLEELKREIKSNATFSIDSIGDIATIMENKKRLSAVHRNMLLTGLPVSILQWAAILLWIFKGIWWLFPVWVVAAVIFGVTVSRYYYRNVAYICPQCHEVFKPAFKEMFWAKHTPKTRKLTCVKCGHHGYCVETWAGEAK is encoded by the coding sequence GTGTCACAATACACCACCGGAGAACTGGCGAAAGCCTGCGGTGTTACGGTTCGTACTGTTCAGTTCTATGATCAGCGGGGAATCCTGATTCCCAGCGCGTTAACCGAGGGCGGGCGCAGACTGTATTCCGAAGATGACCTGAAAAGGATGAAGATCATCTGTTTCCTGCGGGATACGGGACTGTCCCTGGACACCATCGGAAAGCTGCTGGAAGAGGAAGATCCGGGCAGCGTGATTTCCATTTTCCTGGAGCAGCAGGAACAGGTGCTGCGGGAGGAAATCAGCGAGCGCCAGGAGCAGATGAACCGGCTGGAAGAACTGAAAAGGGAAATCAAAAGCAACGCGACATTCTCCATTGATTCAATCGGTGACATAGCGACCATTATGGAAAACAAGAAGAGACTGAGCGCAGTACACAGGAATATGCTGCTGACCGGACTGCCTGTATCCATCCTGCAATGGGCAGCTATTCTGCTTTGGATTTTCAAGGGCATCTGGTGGCTGTTCCCTGTATGGGTTGTCGCAGCGGTTATATTCGGTGTTACGGTCTCCAGGTACTATTACAGGAATGTGGCATACATCTGCCCGCAATGCCATGAGGTGTTCAAGCCGGCTTTTAAGGAAATGTTCTGGGCAAAGCATACACCGAAGACAAGGAAACTGACCTGTGTGAAGTGCGGACACCACGGCTACTGTGTGGAAACATGGGCCGGGGAGGCCAAATGA
- a CDS encoding GNAT family N-acetyltransferase, which yields MSYEIMEYARLTLTQKSQAVDLFMEGFGHMMTFSKDEKLKKELMLEIFHPNLFRCYVENGKVLGLLGIATHEIRPIDFRLDTCVRLFGRMKGAIISKQMNAIFQKPVVSFQDELYIDVLVTGSEARRKGVASALLNDVFKQKKYSVCYLHVFSNNQPAISLYEKHGFTVDRNEKTSLMRFLGSGYPIRMKKILA from the coding sequence ATGAGTTATGAGATTATGGAATATGCGCGACTGACGCTTACACAGAAAAGCCAGGCTGTGGATCTGTTTATGGAAGGCTTCGGTCACATGATGACTTTTTCCAAGGATGAAAAACTGAAAAAGGAACTGATGCTGGAGATCTTCCATCCGAACCTGTTCAGGTGTTATGTGGAAAACGGAAAGGTACTGGGCCTGCTGGGAATTGCCACACACGAAATACGACCAATCGACTTTCGTTTGGATACCTGCGTGCGGCTTTTCGGGAGAATGAAGGGCGCCATTATCAGCAAACAGATGAACGCCATTTTCCAGAAGCCGGTGGTGAGTTTCCAGGACGAGTTGTATATTGACGTGCTTGTGACGGGGAGCGAGGCAAGACGGAAAGGCGTTGCGTCTGCCCTGCTGAATGATGTATTCAAACAAAAGAAATACTCTGTATGTTATCTGCATGTGTTTTCCAACAACCAGCCGGCCATCAGCCTGTATGAGAAGCATGGCTTTACGGTTGACAGAAATGAGAAAACGTCCCTGATGCGCTTCCTGGGATCCGGATATCCCATCCGGATGAAGAAAATCCTTGCGTAA
- a CDS encoding PLDc N-terminal domain-containing protein, giving the protein MNNITEYLPFLIPLIVVQFLLLGYALYHILTHNQYKRGTRKLWLIICIALMGFVGPILYFAFGREEA; this is encoded by the coding sequence ATGAATAATATAACTGAATACCTTCCGTTTCTGATCCCTTTAATTGTTGTACAGTTTTTGCTGCTGGGCTACGCGCTGTATCACATCCTGACACATAATCAATATAAACGCGGAACCAGGAAACTGTGGCTGATCATCTGTATTGCGCTGATGGGATTCGTCGGGCCGATTCTCTATTTTGCCTTCGGCCGGGAGGAAGCATAA
- a CDS encoding LD-carboxypeptidase, with protein MVKNVAIVSLSSGIIGEQFVQFEVEIGLKRLKEYGLNVKLMPNACKGLEYVKAHPEKRAEDLLAAFRDPEIDMILCAIGGDDTYSMLPYLFENNELAETISNKIFLGFSDTTINHLMLHKVGLPTFYGQAFLCDLCELAPEMHPYTRKYFEELITTGTIREITPSDVWYEERIQFTPDQVGTRTPSHPNQGFELLQGSPVFSGKILGGCIDSMYDIFNGDRYADMPVLCEKYHLFPEAEDWKGRIILLESSEEKPTPEQYRKSLEYLKERGVFDAVNGVLAGKPMDETYAEEYKQLLKEVIDKPELPIVFNINIGHAMPRCIMPFGVEATVDTGKQIIRFAE; from the coding sequence ATGGTGAAGAATGTCGCGATTGTGAGCCTGTCCAGCGGGATTATCGGCGAGCAGTTTGTTCAGTTTGAGGTGGAGATCGGCCTGAAAAGGCTGAAGGAATACGGCCTGAATGTGAAACTGATGCCGAATGCATGCAAAGGACTGGAATATGTGAAGGCGCATCCGGAAAAGCGGGCGGAGGATCTGCTGGCGGCTTTCCGGGATCCGGAAATTGACATGATCCTGTGTGCCATCGGCGGGGACGATACCTACAGTATGCTGCCGTATCTGTTTGAAAACAATGAGCTGGCAGAGACGATAAGCAACAAGATATTCCTCGGGTTTTCCGATACGACGATCAACCACCTGATGCTGCACAAGGTGGGACTGCCTACATTTTACGGACAGGCATTTCTCTGCGATCTGTGTGAACTTGCACCGGAAATGCATCCCTATACCCGGAAGTATTTTGAGGAGCTGATCACCACCGGAACGATCCGGGAGATCACCCCCAGCGATGTGTGGTATGAGGAGCGGATTCAATTCACTCCGGACCAGGTGGGTACCCGGACACCCTCTCATCCCAACCAGGGGTTTGAACTGCTGCAAGGGTCGCCGGTGTTCTCCGGCAAAATCCTCGGCGGGTGTATCGATTCAATGTATGACATATTCAACGGCGACCGGTATGCGGATATGCCGGTACTTTGTGAAAAGTATCACCTGTTCCCGGAGGCGGAGGACTGGAAGGGACGGATTATCCTGTTGGAATCCAGCGAAGAGAAGCCGACGCCTGAACAATACAGGAAGTCGCTGGAGTACCTGAAGGAAAGAGGCGTGTTTGACGCGGTGAACGGCGTGCTGGCCGGAAAACCGATGGATGAAACCTACGCGGAGGAATACAAACAGCTGCTGAAGGAAGTCATTGACAAGCCCGAGCTGCCGATTGTTTTCAACATCAACATCGGGCACGCGATGCCCAGGTGCATTATGCCTTTTGGCGTGGAAGCGACAGTGGATACCGGAAAACAGATAATCCGGTTTGCGGAATGA
- a CDS encoding HD domain-containing protein, producing MIMMTGLTEEIRQYVIDKSEAYKRDSEDHYDFWNEHIRYVYKEAMKLAGQYHADETIVALGALLHDIALIEKAGDRKDHHLNGKILSDQILDRFSCPEDVKDRVLGCVLHHRSSKNAANIEELCVCDADILAHFDNIPMLLNSAFSRNGISLNEIREWMEKTFEKDYDDLSENTKVIFRERYQRIKEIVLGCDQDEQE from the coding sequence ATGATCATGATGACCGGACTGACAGAAGAAATCAGGCAGTATGTGATAGATAAATCCGAAGCCTACAAGAGGGATTCGGAGGATCATTATGATTTCTGGAATGAACATATCCGGTATGTATATAAAGAGGCCATGAAGCTGGCGGGACAGTATCATGCGGATGAGACCATTGTTGCCCTGGGAGCCCTGCTGCATGATATTGCGCTGATTGAGAAAGCCGGAGACAGAAAAGACCATCACCTGAACGGGAAGATCCTGAGCGATCAGATCCTGGACCGGTTTTCCTGCCCGGAAGACGTTAAGGATCGGGTGCTGGGATGCGTGCTGCATCACAGAAGTTCAAAAAACGCGGCCAATATCGAAGAGCTATGTGTGTGCGACGCGGATATCCTGGCCCACTTTGACAATATTCCCATGCTGCTTAATTCCGCTTTCAGCAGGAACGGGATTTCGCTGAATGAGATCAGGGAATGGATGGAAAAAACCTTTGAAAAGGACTATGATGACCTGAGTGAGAACACAAAGGTAATATTCCGTGAAAGATATCAGAGGATTAAAGAGATTGTTCTTGGCTGCGATCAGGATGAACAGGAATGA
- a CDS encoding DUF503 domain-containing protein, giving the protein MKIAAMTFRLRASWVHSLKEKRMIVNSLTAKLQNRFHVSAAEIDEQDTHQIIVIGRTSCDRQWRKFRRR; this is encoded by the coding sequence ATGAAAATCGCCGCCATGACCTTTCGTCTGCGTGCGTCATGGGTGCATAGCCTGAAGGAAAAACGGATGATCGTCAACAGCCTGACCGCGAAACTGCAGAACCGCTTTCATGTCTCTGCGGCGGAGATTGACGAGCAGGATACCCATCAGATCATTGTGATTGGGCGAACCTCCTGCGACCGCCAGTGGCGGAAATTTCGCAGGAGGTGA
- a CDS encoding CPBP family intramembrane metalloprotease: MTKLYEKNETAFAVMWILIYIFGTCLAEALSEMAGIYKLFPAIFHAGLAAFILVWVKRNGLTEKYGLFLPRYRLSQAWFFLPLVLVASYKVVFSPALRYAPVESMLFVVSMLCVGFLEEMIFRGFLFRAMEKKNLARAVVVSAVTFGIGHIVNLINGQDLLETCGQIIFAVVIGFTLVILFHRGGSLVPCIVFHSVFNAFSVISNEEAQMQVLGGPVTATAILVGASAVLLGVYTLWNRKHLKG; encoded by the coding sequence ATGACAAAACTGTATGAGAAGAATGAAACGGCTTTTGCCGTTATGTGGATTCTGATCTATATCTTTGGCACCTGCCTGGCGGAAGCACTGAGCGAAATGGCCGGGATTTATAAGCTGTTCCCGGCGATATTCCATGCCGGGCTGGCTGCTTTTATCCTGGTATGGGTGAAAAGGAACGGACTGACAGAGAAATACGGGCTTTTCCTTCCCCGATACCGGCTCTCCCAGGCCTGGTTTTTCCTGCCGCTGGTACTGGTTGCCAGCTATAAGGTTGTTTTCAGCCCGGCACTGCGTTACGCGCCTGTGGAATCCATGCTGTTTGTAGTCAGCATGCTGTGTGTGGGTTTCCTGGAGGAGATGATCTTCCGCGGATTCCTGTTCCGGGCAATGGAAAAGAAGAACCTGGCACGGGCTGTGGTTGTTTCAGCGGTGACCTTCGGAATCGGCCATATCGTGAACCTGATCAACGGCCAGGATCTGCTTGAAACCTGCGGCCAGATCATTTTTGCTGTGGTGATTGGTTTTACGCTGGTAATTCTGTTTCACAGAGGCGGAAGCCTGGTTCCCTGCATCGTGTTTCACAGCGTGTTTAATGCTTTTTCCGTGATTTCAAACGAGGAGGCGCAGATGCAGGTCCTCGGCGGGCCTGTGACTGCGACAGCGATCCTGGTCGGAGCCAGCGCCGTACTGCTGGGCGTGTATACCCTATGGAACCGGAAGCACCTGAAAGGATGA
- a CDS encoding ABC transporter permease subunit: protein MKSLLAFIRKEMLEQRRSGKLIILGILFIVLGIMSPAIAKLTPWLMEMMADSLAGSGLIFTSVSVTAMDSWVQFFKNMPIGLIAFVLIESSIFTREYQTGTLLLSLTKGLERHKVVAAKAVVLVFLWTICYWLCAGITCGYTAFFWDNAMVQHLLFSVTCWWVFGLFAVALMVLFSTMAGSNTGVLAGTGSVVLVSYLLSFFSGLKKIMPTMLMDGTSLIYGMAEPKAYTVPLVIAAAMIPVCLAVSVSAFNRKQL from the coding sequence ATGAAATCTTTACTGGCCTTCATCCGCAAAGAAATGCTGGAACAGCGGCGTTCCGGGAAGCTGATTATCCTTGGCATCCTGTTCATTGTGCTGGGCATTATGAGTCCGGCTATCGCAAAGCTGACGCCCTGGCTGATGGAAATGATGGCGGACTCCCTGGCCGGAAGCGGCCTGATTTTCACCTCTGTTTCCGTAACCGCTATGGATTCCTGGGTGCAGTTTTTCAAGAATATGCCGATCGGGTTAATCGCTTTTGTCCTGATTGAAAGCAGCATCTTTACCCGGGAATACCAGACGGGAACCCTGCTGCTGTCCCTGACAAAAGGACTGGAACGCCATAAGGTTGTTGCTGCCAAAGCGGTTGTACTGGTTTTCCTGTGGACAATCTGCTACTGGCTGTGCGCCGGAATCACCTGCGGATATACCGCGTTTTTCTGGGACAACGCCATGGTGCAGCACTTGCTGTTCTCCGTGACCTGCTGGTGGGTGTTCGGGCTGTTTGCTGTTGCACTGATGGTCCTGTTCTCCACGATGGCAGGGTCAAATACAGGCGTACTGGCCGGAACAGGCAGCGTGGTGCTTGTTTCCTACCTGCTCAGCTTCTTTTCCGGGCTGAAAAAGATTATGCCGACGATGCTGATGGACGGGACATCCCTGATATACGGCATGGCGGAGCCAAAGGCTTATACAGTGCCGCTGGTCATCGCAGCAGCGATGATACCGGTGTGCCTTGCGGTCAGCGTTTCCGCATTCAACAGAAAACAATTGTGA
- a CDS encoding arsenate reductase family protein → MLKVYCYSRCTTCQKALKWLDSHGIKYTLTDIKTDHPDEKALREYYAMSGLPLKRFFNTSGIPYRELGLSARLPSMSEDEQLALLATDGMLVKRPLLVGDGFVLTGFKEEEWKAALLQK, encoded by the coding sequence ATGCTCAAAGTCTATTGCTACAGCCGGTGCACCACTTGCCAGAAAGCCCTGAAATGGCTGGACAGCCACGGAATCAAATACACCCTGACCGATATCAAAACAGACCATCCGGATGAAAAGGCTCTCCGCGAATACTATGCCATGAGCGGTCTTCCGCTGAAGCGTTTCTTCAACACCAGCGGTATTCCGTACCGGGAATTGGGTCTTTCCGCCAGGCTGCCCTCCATGTCAGAAGACGAGCAGCTGGCTCTTCTGGCCACGGACGGAATGCTGGTCAAGCGTCCGCTTCTTGTCGGTGACGGTTTTGTTCTTACCGGTTTCAAAGAAGAGGAATGGAAAGCAGCCCTGCTGCAGAAATAA
- a CDS encoding ABC transporter ATP-binding protein, with translation MEMLQITGLHKRFGDKEVLKGLNLTVPEHSIFGFIGRNGAGKTTTMKTILGLLKADAGEILVNGEKAVYGQTTTNRYIGYLPDVPEFYSFMNAREYLGFCGEITGMTKKVYRERSEELLELVGLNGEKHRIKGYSRGMKQRLGIAQALLNRPKLLICDEPTSALDPVGRKEILDLLLAVREQTTVLFSTHILSDVERICTDIALLNEGMVDIQGKLSEIRTQYRRDEYLVETDNEEGMHALQKAFPDIRQTGQNQLVFSEKDYAPGEVFRFVADRAVPVVKIERVEPTLESLFVEVVEK, from the coding sequence ATGGAGATGCTGCAGATCACCGGACTGCATAAACGGTTCGGTGATAAAGAGGTGCTGAAAGGCCTGAACCTGACAGTGCCGGAGCACAGTATATTCGGTTTTATCGGCAGGAACGGCGCCGGTAAAACAACGACAATGAAAACGATCCTGGGACTGCTGAAAGCGGACGCGGGAGAAATCCTGGTGAACGGGGAAAAGGCGGTCTACGGGCAGACAACTACGAACCGGTATATCGGCTATCTGCCGGACGTGCCGGAATTCTATTCCTTTATGAATGCGCGGGAATATCTTGGATTCTGCGGCGAGATCACCGGGATGACGAAAAAAGTGTACAGGGAACGCAGTGAGGAACTGCTGGAACTGGTGGGCCTGAACGGAGAAAAGCACCGCATCAAAGGCTATTCCAGGGGCATGAAACAGCGGCTGGGCATTGCCCAGGCATTATTGAACCGGCCGAAGCTGCTGATCTGCGATGAACCGACTTCCGCCCTTGACCCGGTGGGAAGGAAGGAAATCCTGGATCTGCTCCTGGCGGTCAGGGAACAGACGACAGTGCTGTTTTCCACCCATATCCTTTCGGACGTGGAGCGGATCTGTACCGATATTGCCCTGCTTAATGAGGGCATGGTGGATATCCAGGGGAAACTGTCGGAGATCCGAACCCAATACCGGCGCGATGAATACCTGGTGGAAACAGACAATGAGGAGGGAATGCATGCCCTGCAGAAGGCATTTCCCGATATCCGCCAGACCGGACAAAACCAGCTGGTTTTCAGTGAAAAGGATTATGCTCCTGGAGAAGTATTCCGTTTTGTGGCGGATCGTGCTGTTCCTGTTGTGAAAATTGAACGGGTGGAACCGACGCTGGAATCCCTGTTTGTGGAGGTGGTGGAGAAATGA
- a CDS encoding HAD-IA family hydrolase, protein MDTRVIIFDFDGTLADTREAIITAKQETARQLRLVMASEQEYASTIGLATKVGFHVIYPELTDSMLDQCVSTYRKLFDEIRAQNPPVYFPGTDKVLARLKEKNILCTIATARNSCTLHEMLRLWKLDTWFSYILCAEDTAHLKPHPEPVLKTLKELSFQPEQALVVGDMPVDIGMGKNAGTCTCGVTYGNSDRDALIRAGADFIIDSIEELPDILK, encoded by the coding sequence ATGGACACACGGGTTATCATTTTTGACTTCGATGGAACCCTGGCAGATACCCGGGAAGCCATTATCACCGCCAAGCAGGAAACTGCCCGGCAGCTGAGACTGGTCATGGCTTCGGAGCAGGAGTACGCCTCCACAATCGGACTTGCCACCAAGGTGGGGTTCCACGTTATATACCCGGAGCTGACCGACAGCATGCTCGATCAATGTGTATCCACGTACAGGAAACTGTTTGATGAAATCCGGGCACAAAATCCGCCCGTATACTTTCCCGGCACGGACAAAGTCCTTGCCCGCCTGAAGGAGAAAAACATTCTCTGTACCATAGCCACCGCCAGAAACTCCTGTACCCTCCACGAAATGCTGCGGTTATGGAAACTGGATACCTGGTTCTCTTACATCCTATGCGCAGAAGACACGGCTCACCTGAAGCCGCATCCGGAACCCGTCCTGAAAACACTGAAGGAACTTTCCTTCCAGCCGGAGCAGGCTCTGGTTGTCGGCGATATGCCCGTGGATATCGGGATGGGGAAAAACGCCGGAACCTGCACCTGCGGCGTCACATACGGCAATTCTGACAGGGATGCACTGATCCGGGCCGGAGCCGATTTCATCATTGACAGCATCGAAGAACTGCCGGATATCCTGAAATAA